A part of Salmo salar unplaced genomic scaffold, Ssal_v3.1, whole genome shotgun sequence genomic DNA contains:
- the LOC106584726 gene encoding A-agglutinin anchorage subunit, producing the protein MTLFIPDMAGRLFLLILLFDTFQYLKAKDLPQPSLTVIPAVIKERDSVQLNCQTPSVSECYFKMEGQVEFTLPSPCQQTLTGTLLVRWTGQSSPAEVKIQCQYSATGSQFRSMYSEPSTVTIQDIPQLTVSSTVIRETESVQLSCETPPSRHVSNCYFYIEVGKNFPGSLCTQTITGTELLKRAGPTFPAVVKVKCYYAVGRSHTSPLSNPVSVTVQDPKPDITVQFDEDFTIICLIPGSVSPDSTCNLYVGEESQPSFTAKTKKRQSTSAPRQEFCQFTPNHSDLISGLQSVRSKEVSCDYRVSSGPNSLSPRSDGYSFTDLVGVHISDPTTVQTPSIAVGLTPGPRSTLPPSKTVSPTEVSTVTSTFTPDTTVTPTTRSTVCCTFTTDTPASPTERVQSSTESDVESNSQESILVGQLWQAAVASGVGVLLVGLTAVSLCRRTKKTNSQRPTARQDDHRQYELVSMGAVSRGIMVDSGDAGIDSQITSVLFTFTPSGNVDVDTQAFANKHSDTYHVYSSIPDRPATSAQPDGLYSLLQTH; encoded by the exons ATGACCTTGTTCATCCCTGATATGGCTGGTCGTCTGTTTTTGCTCATCCTCCTTTTCG ATACCTTCCAGTACCTCAAAGCCAAAG ATCTTCCTCAGCCCAGTCTGACAGTGATTCCTGCAGTCATCAAAGAGAGAGACTCAGTTCAGCTGAACTGTCAGACTCCATCTGTCTCTGAGTGTTACTTCAAAATGGAAGGGCAAGTGGAATTCACCCTACCATCACCCTGTCAACAGACACTCACAGGAACACTACTGGTgaggtggacaggtcagagttcaccAGCTGAGGTCAAAATACAATGTCAGTACAGTGCTACAGGTTCACAGTTTAGATCCATGTACAGTGAGCCTTCAACAGTCACAATTCAGG ACATTCCTCAGCTGACAGTGAGTTCTACAGTCATCAGAGAGACAGAATCAGTTCAGCTGAGTTGTGAGACTCCTCCATCTCGCCATGTGTCTAACTGTTACTTCTACATAGAGGTGGGGAAGAATTTTCCAGGGTCATTGTGTACGCAGACAATAACAGGAACTGAGCTGCTGAAGAGGGCAGGTCCAACATTTCCAGCTGTGGTCAAAGTGAAATGTTACTATGCTGTAGGGAGGTCTCACACATCTCCTTTAAGTAACCCTGTCTCAGTCACTGTTCAGG ATCCAAAACCAGACATTACAGTCCAATTTGATGAGGACTTCACCATCATCTGTTTGATTCCTGGATCGGTCAGTCCTGACAGCACCTGTAACCTGTATGTTGGAGAGGAGAGTCAGCCATCCTTCACAGCAAAGACCAAGAAGAGACAATCCACCTCAGCACCCAGACAGGAGTTCTGTCAATTCACTCCAAATCATAGTGATCTGATCAGTGGTCTACAGTCAGTGAGGAGTAAGGAGGTGAGCTGTGATTACAGAGTGAGCTCTGgaccaaactctctctctccacgcagTGATGGGTACAGCTTTACAG atctggtgggagttcacATCAGTGATCCAACAACTGTACAGACACCTTCTATAGCAG TGGGTTTGACTCCAGGTCCTAGATCTACTTTGCCTCCCAGCAAGACAGTGAGTCCTACAGAAG TTTCAACTGTTACTTCTACCTTTACCCCAGACACCACAGTGACACCAACTACCA GGTCGACTGTTTGCTGTACTTTTACCACTGACACCCCAGCGAGTCCAACTGAAA GAGTTCAAAGCTCCACAGAAAGTGATGTGGAATCAAACAGTCAAGAAAGCATTCTGG TGGGGCAATTATGGCAGGCAGCAGTGGCTTCTGGAGTGGGCGTGCTCCTGGTAGGATTGACAGCTGTCAGTCTCTGCAGGAGGACCA AGAAAACCAATTCTCAGAG AcctacagccagacaggatgaTCACAGACAAT ATGAATTGGTGTCTATGGGAGCGGTGAGCAGAGGAATCATG gtgGATTCAGGAGATGCTGGAATCGATTCTCAGATCACTTCTGTACTGTTCACGTTCACGCCCTCAG GTAACGTTGATGTGGATACACAGGCATTTGCAAATAAACAT tctgaCACTTACCATGTATACAGCTCAATCCCCGACAGACCAGCAACCTCAGCCCAGCCGGATGGGTTGTACAGTCTTCTGCAGACACACTGA